A single region of the Oncorhynchus keta strain PuntledgeMale-10-30-2019 chromosome 37, Oket_V2, whole genome shotgun sequence genome encodes:
- the LOC127916627 gene encoding small histidine-alanine-rich protein-like produces the protein MNPHSDKHTNTGAESTHHGHQAAHHGAHHGAHHGAHHGAHHGHQAAHHGAHHGHQAAHHGHQAHTTEHTTEHITGTKQHTTEHTTGTKQHTTDTKHTPRSTPRSTPRSTSRAPSSTPRSTPRAPSTHHGHQAHTTEHTTEHITMGTKQHTTEHTTGTNHTPRSTTWAPITHHGAHHGHQAHTTDTKHTPWAPSTHHRAHHGHQAHTMGTKHTPRSTPRAPSTHHGHQAHTTEHTMGTKHTPRAPSTHHGAPSTHHGHQAHTTEHQDDTHHGHQAHTTGTKHTPRSTPRAPSTHHGAHHGHQAHTTGTKHTPWSTKHTPRAPWH, from the coding sequence ATGAATCCACACTCTGACAAACACACTAATACTGGAGCAGAGAGCACACACCACGGGCACCAAGCAGCACACCACGGAGCACACCACGGAGCACACCACGGAGCACACCACGGAGCACATCACGGGCACCAAGCAGCACACCACGGAGCACACCACGGGCACCAAGCAGCACACCACGGACACCAAGCACACACCACGGAGCACACCACGGAGCACATCACGGGCACCAAGCAGCACACCACGGAGCACACCACGGGCACCAAGCAGCACACCACGGACACCAAGCACACACCACGGAGCACACCACGGAGCACACCACGGAGCACATCACGGGCACCAAGCAGCACACCACGGAGCACACCACGGGCACCAAGCACACACCACGGACACCAAGCACACACCACGGAGCACACCACGGAGCACATCACCATGGGCACCAAGCAGCACACCACGGAGCACACCACGGGCACCAATCACACACCACGGAGCACAACATGGGCACCAATCACACACCACGGAGCACACCACGGGCACCAAGCACACACCACGGACACCAAGCACACACCATGGGCACCAAGCACACACCACAGAGCACACCACGGACACCAAGCACACACCATGGGCACCAAGCACACACCACGGAGCACACCACGGGCACCAAGCACACACCATGGGCACCAAGCACACACCACGGAGCACACCATGGGCACCAAGCACACACCACGGGCACCAAGCACACACCATGGAGCACCAAGCACACACCACGGGCACCAAGCACACACCACGGAGCACCAAGATGACACACACCACGGGCACCAAGCACACACCACGGGCACCAAGCACACACCACGGAGCACACCACGGGCACCAAGCACACACCACGGAGCACACCATGGGCACCAAGCACACACCACGGGCACCAAGCACACACCATGGAGCACCAAGCACACACCACGGGCACCATGGCACTAG